The Amblyomma americanum isolate KBUSLIRL-KWMA chromosome 11, ASM5285725v1, whole genome shotgun sequence genome includes the window ccctcgttctcaaccggacgtgggttcgccgcgcctctctcggcctgtccctagagtgcctagggaatcgctagggccggttggccggccgccgggcgtgcgtggtctgcgggcattctcttcgtgagcgtaggcggcggcgcgcgcgtttcggaagctgtccaggtatggcttttttttttttttttgcgtggtgcgctcgtcggcgcagccagctgaaatttctgtacagttcttgcttccacgacattgcgacgacccccaaaaggcgctgacccgcgagaaatcgccagcgacataaaggtacgcattttatctcaaatttcgcttcatgaagtgctgtaccgcttacctacatgccttgcgcattccaggacctcgttttcctgctgcaggagcacgtcgtgctggtgttcaaaattttgcaactccattacgacgacccacataaggtgcggtttgaggaccgccggcgtcgccatctgaaccgccgtctgacagccacgatgaaccgcttgtctggcgtgcacgttctcaatcacgaggtaagggttgaacaacgttttcgcaagttttctcgtgcagaactcgacaaattgcggcgcttgtaacgtaactttttttgcagcatcgtttcctggatgcttctggcgagccgatgctgtccttgtttgccgcagaccggggcatcgaccagatgtcaaagattatcgtcgcggccctcgtcaagatctacggaccagggatagcgtcggcttcaagagcaagaccaggagaggtgtacgtcgtgcaccggtgtcgtcggtgcggagccaaagggcacaagacggaccactgctgggcctactgctcaccgcgccgccacgccgctgcaggtcgcggttgaagtgctcctgcaaacggccctttttagggccacctcattgtttcctggcagatcgcgagcgtcccgtttcgtgcccgtattccctctctgtcgaaatcgacgccagacatcaaaatcgcgcggtgtgagctagtaaatcgctggtagagacaaaaactcgtgcttgtatacacacttacccatctccagtgcgcctttgtttatttccgtaggcactactcgcgctttgtagaaatcgacgccagccgcgaaattttacatgttagacctcgctacagcattagcgcagcgtgccttcgtctctttaagttctaacttttatgcagcgcacctttgtttgctcgttacttttgttcttttcagtcgtttcctgaatccgtccaaagagccgggctaaatggatgattatggaaccacatggcgattgcactgcatacagcacgactttggtccctgtgtttttaaataaaaacatcagatgtcgaaggtcatggtcgtgtccgaggatggcttccacagctggggcctaaccatagggcgcgcacacgctttgtcgtcgttgccaagtggagaggcccaagatggctggcatccttaataaagatcccttctcggggccgctttagtgtttcctggcagatcacgcgctttccaccctgtgcacatgctctcatttccaattaaaaaggtcctttaataacaagatgttgcatggtacttgaacaatagcggctacaatgacaaaggtgaagaagtgctggagttacacggaaataaaaaaggtttggggtgcccacataacaacctgaaatggttttggacaggactcctagttaattgcatttggaagagaaagacaaggtttaattttgcagtgtaagcttgcttctctagaatgaacagagaacgttgcctcgcactgtttggaccaccttccttgaccccatgaaaaaaaaaaggatgcctctgggaaactatttgcggaatttccgccccccccccccgcccctcattcagaaggggaaggggggggggggggggtgacggccttttctttgtcgggctcggcgcgacgcacgatggacaagacggcgaaaggaagggggctgtcagtgacgcatgttccgcgctcttcgcttagccagcgtacaagtcccttcgacagcctgaaatgccttcggtgggcatcgtaacgcatgtcgaaaggattgtcatgcacgtgcgaccgccgataacattccttgcaagcttattcattgccgtgaaaatcgggcggtgagcatttctggtgcgaagtgaaggaacttagtaaggtctgcaaggaaagaccttacgcaactttactggggcatagccgcctttccgaaattaaccgtgacaagtgcctagctgtctttggattccagcgaagttgcagctgtacctccgaatcctcctcgcccgttcccacgcggcttcgcatgtcatgtcgccatgtgcggtaaaaagaacagtttgcagagtttaaatggttcaagtatgaagctatgcaatgaagccaattacagacttctgtacaacagctagaggaatttcaagagcatgctgtgtgatggtagtcaaaactaatgcagtcaactattatttcgtatttttttgaccaaacagacatgaaatgtctgaagatgaatgtgtaccaaacacatcggtgcatcagttaattgtgatgcgtgaaaaaaattgtactaacatataaatgcccatatgtcgtcataatcaggaatactgaagaattaaggaaaatataaggttttttttttgttcaggctcacacacctgctacaaacatctttatacgcgtacgtaacaatttatgactctgtaagaagcattttgggtaaaaagtacagtatggcagaaaggagtctttaggaaatgcactgtgtagaaatagccataccaatttcatgtgatcgttcgataaatgtaacaaataccgtgcaaacaagctagctgcatagtatagtttttttgcaagttactggttgcagaccgctctgcagtcactggactgtgattgtgtaagtactgcatgacagtgcatggattgcacagcagttgcttgttcatttcgtttaccaccatcatttgtaagaaggggccatttctcatatacatgtgtttctctgcgagtgtcgttctgcgcagcgagcgttcttttgtgcccgcatgtgtgctttcggtgcgggagtgcgtccttggcggcaccctccgttctgcgaacggaccgatgggcgcccgcttcgttagcttattggtgtggtcgttagggccgcgggaaatgccgccgctgccagaagtacgaaccggagagccgtgcggcgtctcctttcaagtggacccatgcacgtgtgcgcgtgagagtgtgtgtgtttgtgtgtgtgtgcgcttccggtgcactgcaggtgcgcggtagcctgcagcgcttggaggcgactcagtcaagtgacagacgacaaggaacccgtgagagtgtgtgtgcgatggtattttagcttgtaaataagttttcgtaaatatacccttttgtatttccttcacatgagagtttaatcgtttcatttcttcagcgcgtatttgtaacattaatttaatcttaagcctcatttcaaacacaatgaaacaggacgtgtaactttttgacatgttcctttttggcagcctctaaaaatatttccgcatgaatgggctagcttaattgttttgcagcaatataaccacgggactgctgtaacttgcaacactttcaaattgtgtgagtatcactgcatgtgaggggtcacaaccatatcctagctgtttcttgaaggtcccgttgctttgatggcaatgcttggacaaccatgaccatcttccgcattcatgcgtacagggtatgcccattacgtgcatgcctttctacctattaatgccttacaatgcaaacagacaacaaataaaaggaagagcacaagtacagacagtgttcgtagcccacactcttcttcttcacgtcagtaaatatatatggcacatacctacgcggggggatttgccaaggtacagtggagattgccaatgaaatatttgcacgggggaaaaaaaagacgtgaggcggcggcgtagaagactgaatcagaataaaaattggaaaattcaataaaatttaagaaatatgaattaccgagaatagaatcaagcattttagacatgcaacagaattttgtatgcagctaacaaggtgaccgatcagtcgcacttatgcgatcatgaaggtagccacaaacactgcttaacgggaattccttggcgctcgcaccgaacgagagaagaactggaagagatagagggaggcctaacctcgaaagagggacctccaaatactgctttccttgaactgcgaaccgccggcaagagacgagaaaatgacctattgtttcaacttgcccacatgagacacaaaggtttgtcgcagcgaacccgcatcggcgcaagtataaatttaagtgagggattttgcatcgcagaagcgtcactgacacctcgcaacgccttgatttacaccactggacattccatgggtaatttaagtggtgaaaatccacggtattgagcaacggatcactcaagctggctgaaatatgttggaaccgctggaaacgtgaagtttccaacataatgaggtgaaggacaggaaagattacaggagcgctgagagctgaccttgccaataaatcagccacctcgttaaaataaacacccgaataggcaggtactcagaccaagtggatctcacgcactgtgcacggaacataaagcctaagcgaccaattcaataacgattttccggaattttggagactagaactgaaaggcagtctgcaagaatgagaactcaagctacatgcctgggaattaagagaagagccaaaataaccaaaaaatctacgaagaatataggagtataatcagggatacaaacagaatagctccaagccagatcctgcgaatatatcccaattgtaatgtttagtagcttcttctgaatttaaaagtaatgctactactttgaactttaaactttgggggttcgaataatagctgataaatcacagggggacaaaaactgaataacggtaacagaaactttggctatattcaagaaacattacaaatgtcttccttcgacgactcttcttcccgcactgccccgtccgcccgttttcttcagcaactcgttgcaaggagatcagatcaacttgaagcggagctaacaaattctgcgtgaacctaacttgcggaagctgatagcgtggccaatgcctcccatgcctactacggatggaatcaatacaaagtcgaagaaaaagtataccgcagcacacatgattggaagtgaaagacgaattttgttgatgttgttagcctatcaaaagatggcacatacctacactgggcgatcagccaagaat containing:
- the LOC144110220 gene encoding uncharacterized protein LOC144110220 isoform X1, which codes for MPCAFQDLVFLLQEHVVLVFKILQLHYDDPHKVRFEDRRRRHLNRRLTATMNRLSGVHVLNHEHRFLDASGEPMLSLFAADRGIDQMSKIIVAALVKIYGPGIASASRARPGEVYVVHRCRRCGAKGHKTDHCWAYCSPRRHAAAGRG
- the LOC144110220 gene encoding uncharacterized protein LOC144110220 isoform X2, translated to MNRLSGVHVLNHEHRFLDASGEPMLSLFAADRGIDQMSKIIVAALVKIYGPGIASASRARPGEVYVVHRCRRCGAKGHKTDHCWAYCSPRRHAAAGRG